TCCGGACGGAGCCGGCACGACCGTGTGGAGCATTTTCGAACCGGACAGCGATTACTTCAAGAGTCCGTCGCCCTTCATGATCAATTACCGCGTCGCCGATCTGCATGCGTTGCTGGCCCTGCTGCGCGCGGAGGGCTGCCAGGTCGATGAGAAGACGGACGAATCGGAACTGGGCAAGTTCGGCTGGGTGACCGATCCCGAGGGGACACGCGTGGAATTGTGGGAGCCGCCGCCGGGACGTTAGCCCACCTTCGTCTGCCCGCTCAGGCAGCTGCGGCAAACCATGAAAAAAGCCACCCGAGGGTGGCTTTGCTGTTTCTCGGGCTGGCCGCGTCAGAAGTTGTAATTCAGTCGCGCATACACGAAGCGTCCCGAACGCCCGAACGGCGAGTAGTTCGAGAACATCGCCGCGCCGGTCGTGTTGAGATTCGGCGGCAGGGCGTCCGGATAGACGTCGAACACGTTGTCGGCGCCGATCGCCAGCGAGGTCTTCGGCGTGAACGCATAGCGCGCCTCGAGGTCGACCAGGGTCTTGGCCGACAGCCAGAAGTCGAGCGCCGCGGTGGTGCCGGGGCTGAGCGACTCGCCGTAGCGGGTGGCGCGCGCGGTGCCGCCCCAAGCGCCCAGCTTCCAGTTCAGGTTGGCCGACAGCTTGTTCTTCGGCGTGCCCTTCTCGAACGTCAAGGTGTTGACGCGGCCGAACAGCACCGGCGCCGGATTGAACGCGGACAGTTCGGCGACGCTTGGCAGCTTGGTCACTTCGGTGCTGTTGACGTTGGCCGCCAGGGTCAGGTCGAACTTGCCCGCGGTGTCGGCGTTGAACGGCACGTTGAACACCACGTCGACGCCGTCGGTGGTGGTGTCCACGCCGTTGATGAAGAAGCGGCCGCCGCCCGAGCCCGGGAAGCCGCGCGCCTTGAGGAAGGCGTTGATGCCTGGCAGGGTCGATTCGATCAGGTTTTCCGACAGCACAATGCGGTCGCGGATCTTGATGCGATAGGCGTCCACCGTCAGGCTGGACTTACCGAAGCGCATCACGCCGCCGAGCGACAGGTTGAGCGACTTTTCCGCGTGCAGCGGCTTGGCGCCCAGCACCGCCGCCACCGGATCGGTAGGACGGAAGGTGGTGATGTCGAACGGGATGCCGTTGATGAAGTTGGTCGACGTGGCCGAGAAGTTCTGCTGCTGCGGCGACGGCGCGCGGAAGCCGTTCTGCACCGAGCCGCGCAACGCGAACATCGGGTTGATGTCGAAACGCCCGCCCAGCTTGCCCGCCAGGCTGTTGCCGTAGTCGGAGTAGTGCTCGCCGCGCACCGCGAACGAGGCCAGCAGCTGCTTGGTCAGGTTCGCCTCGAAGTCGGCAAACACGCCCGACGCGGTGCGGTGCGACGAGCCCTCGTCGCTCGGACGGTAGCCGGGGAAGCCTTGCGCGCCGGGCAGCTGGGCGCCGGCCGCCGACAGCACGCCGCCGTTGCGGTAGGAGTCGGGCTCGCCGGCCACCAGCTGGTAGCCTTCGCGCCGCACTTCAGCGCCCAGCGCCACGTTCACCGGCGAGGCCAGGCTGTCCATCGGCACCGAGCGCACCGCCGACAAGTTGATCACCACCTGGTCGTACGAGAAGCCGCCGGCGTCGAACGCGGTCCGGCTGGACGCGCCGAGCGAGCGGTTCAGGGTATTTTCCAGGTCGAAGTGCATCTTGTTCTTGCCGTAGCCGACCGAGGCGTCGACGTCCCAGCCGCCGATCGGGGTCGTCACGCCGCCGGTCGCGGCGAAGTCCTGCACGTTCGGCACGATGAACGGGATGAAGCCGTCCGGGTAGATCGAGGCGATGTTCTGGTCCTGCACCGCGCGCCGGATGTTGGCGGCCGACTTGGCGTCGCGGTCCTGATAGCTGGCCCAGCCGTACAGCGTGACGCCGCCGCCGAGCGGATTGGCGGCGTTGGCGAACAGCGTGGCCTGCTTCATTTGCGGCTCGCCGTACCAGGTGTCGAAGCGGTTGAAGGTGGCCTCGCGCGGGTCGAAGGCGCCATTGACCTTGGAGTAGGCGGCGCGCATGTCGTAGCCGCTGCGCTCGGTGTGCTGCTGGTCCTTGTATTCGGCGGCGATGGTGACGAAACCGCTCTCGCCCCACGGCAGGCCCTTCCACATGCTGACGGTGGCGGTCTGGCCGTCGGTCAGCTTGCGCGAGGCAGGCGCCGCGCCCCAGTTGGCGCCGGCCGGCGGCGCATCGGCGCGCACATCGTAGTCGGTGACGCGGGCGCCATAGGTCACGGTCGCCGCGCCGCCGTCGCGGTCGGTGCGCAGGCGCACGTTGACCACGCCGGCAATCGCGTCGGAGCCGTACTGGGCCGAGGCGCCGTCGCGCAGCACCTCGATGTTGCGCACGATCGCCGTCGGGATCGTGTTCATGTCCACCGACGCCGAGCCGCGGCCGATGGTGCCGTTGACGTTGACCAGCGCCGACGAATGGCGCCGCTTCGAATTGACCAGCACCAGCGTCTGGTCGGGCGCGAGGCCGCGCAGGGTGGCCGGGCGCACGGTATCGGTGCCGTCGGTCAGGCCGGGGCGCGGGAAGTTCAGCGAAGGCAGCGCGACCGACAGCGCCTGGTTGATTTCGGTGGTGCCGGCGTTCTTCAGCGATTCGGCGGAGATGACGTCAACCGGCGCCGCGGTGTCGAGCGCGGTACGGTTGGCCACGCGGGTGCCGGTGACGACGACGGTGGCGCTGTTGTCGGCGCTTGGTGCAGTCTGGGCGAAGGCGCCGCTGGCGAGCAGCGATGCAATGGCGAGGGCGAGTACTTGTTTCCGGGGCACGAGCTTGTTCTGCATTGGTTATCTTTCCCTTGTTGAAAATGAATGAACGAGCCCTCTATGGACAGCGGGCCTCTTATAGCGAAAACACGTTCAATTAATGCTGTTACACGTGTTTACTAAAGTCAATTCATGACAACATTTCAGGGGTTCAATAACAAAATTTACAACAGGCCCGTCAGTTCCGCGTAAGCTTGCGCGCCCCGGCGGCGCTACTGGGACAGGTTGACGATGGTGACCCGGCGGTTTTCCGGCGCGATCGGGTTAGCGCGATTCATCGGTTCGCGGTCGCCCTCGAGGTCGTGGTGGCGGCCGTGTGTGCCGGCTTGCTCCAGGCCCGTCACATGGCCGTCGATCGTGAGGCCGGTGCCGAGGAGGTCGTGCGGCGCGCGGCCGCTTTTTCGCTGACCAGGTCGAGCTCGAATTCGCTCAGTGGCGACAGTCTTCGCGCGCTCGCATGCGATGCAACAGCGGCTGCTGAACTTCGGCGCCAGCCTTGGTGATGCGCCTCAAAAAATCATAGTCCCCGATGCGCGGGTGGAACGATCTGTCGCAGAGCCGCCGGCTTGCCGGCGCTTCGCGCGCGCGCCGTGACGACCCAGCCTGCTACGGGCTTTCCGGACTCCATCCGCAGCTCGCCCGCCTCGAGCGCGGCGACGGCGAAGCCGGCCAGGTGCAGCGCGCGCCGTACGTAGCCGCGCGCATGAGAGTAGCGTCCATGCGGCTCGAGCCGGTAACGCGGCCCGTGGTCGGCGCCCGCTTCGAGCGTGAACAGCAGCAAGCCGTGCGGACGCAGCGCATGGCGCGCGGCGGCGAACACGCCATCGAGCGCGCCGAAATAGCACAGGGTGTCGGCCGAGATGATGACGTCGAATTGCCTGTCGTGACGCGCGAGCCAGGCCTGCAGTTCGGCCTTCTCAAGCGCATCGTAACTGCCGCGCTGAGCGGCGCGCTCGAGCATGCCTTGCGACAGGTCGACCCCCGTCAGGCGCGCGGCGTACGGCGCTACCAGCGGGCCGCACCAGCCGGTACCGCAGCCGGCGTCGAGGATATCGAACCGGTGCGCCGGTGCTCCCGCAGCATGCTCGAGTGCGTCCGCTATCAGTTTGGGGGCGCGGTAGCGAAGCTTGCCGAGCTTGGCGTCGAAGCTAGCGGCGAAGCCGTCGAAGGTACGTTCAACATAGGCGTCCGCCGCGCGCGCCGGAACGTCGCGGCGCGAGCAAGCGGCATGCAGGTGGAGCGCGATCGGATCGTCAGGCTCCTCGCGCAGCCAGTCGCGGTACACCTGGATCGCTCGCTCCGGCTGGCCCAGGGTGGCGTACGCCAGGCCCAATAGTTTTCTCGCTTGCGGATGGTGCGGCATCAGGGTGATCGCCTTGCAGTAACAGGCGACCGCCTGGCTGCCCTGGCCGAGGGCCGTCAGCAGGTTGCCCAAGTTCGTGTAGGCTTCGACGTGGCTCGGATCGATGGCGATTGCCTGCTCATAAGAACTGCGCGCCTCCTCAAGATGGCCCAGCGCGCGCAGCACGGCGCCCAGGTTGTTGCAGGCGTCGGCGTGGCGCGCATCGCGCTCGATCGCCTCCCGGTAGGCGGTCGCGGCCTGCTCCAGCTGGCCCAGTTCGAGCAGCACGTTGCCCAAGTTGTTGTAGCGACCGGCCGGTGCCGCATCGAGCGCGATCGATTGCAGCACCAGTTCCAGGGCCTGGTCGCTGCGGCCGCGCTGGTGCAGCAGAACGCCGAGGAAGTGCAGCGCATCGGCGTGCGCTGGCTCGGCGTCGAGGATGCGCCGGTACAGCTGCTCGGCCACGTCATGCTGGCCCAGCCGATGCAGCTGCAGCGCCACCTGCACCGCGTCGTCGACGCCCATGTCGCTGATCTCGTCGGGATCGTCGCCCTCGCCCGCCGTGTCGAGTACTCGCATGGCGTAATCCTTTCATTCGAAGGCGTAGCTGAAAACGCCGTGGCGCACGCCAACGTCAACTTTCAGGATGGGCTGGCCCTGCATCGGGCGGCTCAGGAATTCCGTGCTGATCCACGTCAGCATGGTGTTGGACTCACGCCCATGCATGCCAGCGCCGTTCAATCGCCTCGAATCGCCGCAATCAGTGTGGGATTGCACGCTCAAAATCGGTTTGACCACGATCAACCGTGCGCAGGTGATCCAGGATTAGCACGTCCGGCAGCAAAATGCCGGCAGATTGCAGTTGCCGCATCGAAGCGGCCGCGCAACGCTAAAGGTGCGGCAAAGTTCGGTGCCGTCGCGCCGCCGAGATCGGTGGATCCGACGACGCGGCCCTTCACGCGTCCCTGCAGACCAAACGTGCTTGCCGACCGTTGAACCCGGCGCAAATAACAATCACCCCGCCGGCGACTATCCCTTGCGCTTGAACAGCCGCGTCGCGATCGTCACCACCACCAGCGCGGCGGCGCCGGCGAGCATCCCGGCAACCGCGTCGATCGCCGACGGAGTGACGAACTTGAGCACCGGCCCCACGCCGGCCACGCTGCCGGCCCCGGCCGCCGCGCCGTCGACAAAGTGGTGCAGCGCCGGGACCCCGTGCATCAGGATGCCGCCGCCGACCATGAACATGGCGGCCGTGCCGAGCACCGACAGCGCCTTCATCAGCAGCGGCGCGCCGGTCAGCAGCGCCTGGCCGATGCGGCGCAGCGCGCCATTGCCACGCCCGGCCAGGTACAGTCCGGCGTCGTCGAGCTTGACGATGCCGCCCACCAGGCCGTACACGCCGACCGTCATCACCACCGCGATCGCCGCCAGCACGGCGACCTGCTGGCCGAACGGCGCGCCAGCCACGGTGCCGAGCGAGATCACGATGATCTCGGCCGACAAAATGAAATCGGTGCGCACCGCGCCCTTGATTTTGTCCTTCTCCAGCGCCACCAGGTCGACCGCGTCGTCGCACACCGCCTGCACCAGTTCGGCGTGGTGCTGCTGGTCCTCTTCGGCGCTGTGCAGGAACTTGTGGGCCAGCTTCTCGAAGCCTTCGTAGCACAGGAAGGTCCCGCCCAGCATCAGCAGCGGCGTGATCGCCCACGGCGCAAAGGCGCTGATCGCCAGCGCGGCCGGCACCAGGATCGCCTTGTTCTTGAGCGAGCCGACCGCCACGGCGAACACCACCGGCAGCTCGCGGTCGGCATCGACGCCGGACACCTGCTGCGCATTGAGCGCCAGGTCGTCGCCCAGCACGCCGGCGGTCTTCTTGGCCGCGACCTTGCTCATCAGCGCGACGTCGTCGAGGATCGCCGCGATGTCGTCGATCAATGCCAGCAAACTGCCTGAAGCCATCGGCCCTGCTCCTCATCCATTAAAAAAATATCATCTTACCCGACGCCGCCGCGTGCACCGGCCAGCCGCGAAATCCGCCGTTCATTCCCCGAAAAATGCAACTCGTCGCTTTCCGCGCAATTGGCGCGCCGACATACGTATAGTTGCCTTACTGGCTCGCTGCGTTACGGCAGCGGCCCATCCACCAGGGGAATCATGATGAATACCGACTACCAGACATCGACCGCCGCCGCCCGTCCTGCGCGCCAGGTCAAGCGCAAGACGCGCATCACGATATATCTCGACGACGAGGTGCTGTCGCAGTTCCGTTCGCTGTCCGAGCAGAGCGGCAAGGGCTATCAGACCCTGATCAACGCGGCGCTGCGCACCCGTCTGGCGAACCCGGCGCAGGCGCAATGAGGTAATGGGTCAGGTCCGCCGGAACGACGGGGACGCCTAGTCCCCGGGCTTGTCGCAGGCCGTCGAAAGGTCGAAACCGTGTTGTGAGCAGGTCGTCGAAATCGTGGCGATCC
This window of the Massilia sp. R2A-15 genome carries:
- a CDS encoding BrnA antitoxin family protein; the encoded protein is MMNTDYQTSTAAARPARQVKRKTRITIYLDDEVLSQFRSLSEQSGKGYQTLINAALRTRLANPAQAQ
- a CDS encoding tetratricopeptide repeat protein, producing the protein MRVLDTAGEGDDPDEISDMGVDDAVQVALQLHRLGQHDVAEQLYRRILDAEPAHADALHFLGVLLHQRGRSDQALELVLQSIALDAAPAGRYNNLGNVLLELGQLEQAATAYREAIERDARHADACNNLGAVLRALGHLEEARSSYEQAIAIDPSHVEAYTNLGNLLTALGQGSQAVACYCKAITLMPHHPQARKLLGLAYATLGQPERAIQVYRDWLREEPDDPIALHLHAACSRRDVPARAADAYVERTFDGFAASFDAKLGKLRYRAPKLIADALEHAAGAPAHRFDILDAGCGTGWCGPLVAPYAARLTGVDLSQGMLERAAQRGSYDALEKAELQAWLARHDRQFDVIISADTLCYFGALDGVFAAARHALRPHGLLLFTLEAGADHGPRYRLEPHGRYSHARGYVRRALHLAGFAVAALEAGELRMESGKPVAGWVVTARARSAGKPAALRQIVPPAHRGL
- a CDS encoding TonB-dependent siderophore receptor, with amino-acid sequence MQNKLVPRKQVLALAIASLLASGAFAQTAPSADNSATVVVTGTRVANRTALDTAAPVDVISAESLKNAGTTEINQALSVALPSLNFPRPGLTDGTDTVRPATLRGLAPDQTLVLVNSKRRHSSALVNVNGTIGRGSASVDMNTIPTAIVRNIEVLRDGASAQYGSDAIAGVVNVRLRTDRDGGAATVTYGARVTDYDVRADAPPAGANWGAAPASRKLTDGQTATVSMWKGLPWGESGFVTIAAEYKDQQHTERSGYDMRAAYSKVNGAFDPREATFNRFDTWYGEPQMKQATLFANAANPLGGGVTLYGWASYQDRDAKSAANIRRAVQDQNIASIYPDGFIPFIVPNVQDFAATGGVTTPIGGWDVDASVGYGKNKMHFDLENTLNRSLGASSRTAFDAGGFSYDQVVINLSAVRSVPMDSLASPVNVALGAEVRREGYQLVAGEPDSYRNGGVLSAAGAQLPGAQGFPGYRPSDEGSSHRTASGVFADFEANLTKQLLASFAVRGEHYSDYGNSLAGKLGGRFDINPMFALRGSVQNGFRAPSPQQQNFSATSTNFINGIPFDITTFRPTDPVAAVLGAKPLHAEKSLNLSLGGVMRFGKSSLTVDAYRIKIRDRIVLSENLIESTLPGINAFLKARGFPGSGGGRFFINGVDTTTDGVDVVFNVPFNADTAGKFDLTLAANVNSTEVTKLPSVAELSAFNPAPVLFGRVNTLTFEKGTPKNKLSANLNWKLGAWGGTARATRYGESLSPGTTAALDFWLSAKTLVDLEARYAFTPKTSLAIGADNVFDVYPDALPPNLNTTGAAMFSNYSPFGRSGRFVYARLNYNF
- a CDS encoding DUF808 domain-containing protein, with translation MASGSLLALIDDIAAILDDVALMSKVAAKKTAGVLGDDLALNAQQVSGVDADRELPVVFAVAVGSLKNKAILVPAALAISAFAPWAITPLLMLGGTFLCYEGFEKLAHKFLHSAEEDQQHHAELVQAVCDDAVDLVALEKDKIKGAVRTDFILSAEIIVISLGTVAGAPFGQQVAVLAAIAVVMTVGVYGLVGGIVKLDDAGLYLAGRGNGALRRIGQALLTGAPLLMKALSVLGTAAMFMVGGGILMHGVPALHHFVDGAAAGAGSVAGVGPVLKFVTPSAIDAVAGMLAGAAALVVVTIATRLFKRKG
- a CDS encoding VOC family protein, translated to MSTNEQVRVTGIGGIFFKAKDPEALREWYRRHLGLKLEEWGGAVFRWQSPANPDGAGTTVWSIFEPDSDYFKSPSPFMINYRVADLHALLALLRAEGCQVDEKTDESELGKFGWVTDPEGTRVELWEPPPGR